In Kitasatospora gansuensis, a genomic segment contains:
- a CDS encoding RNA polymerase sigma factor, with protein sequence METAGPVPSWDEQIHWRLARGEETALAELYDRLAPLVHGLAGRILTDQTAAEQLTREVFGQLWEHPESFDPRQGSLRAWLGSLTRRRALDRLRLEHADDRELQRRAGAARAQYVVDSLPDPLRETIALAWFDGHSYQETARQLGISEQAAKQRLRLALQLLATELADEEGES encoded by the coding sequence ATGGAGACCGCCGGACCGGTCCCGAGCTGGGACGAGCAGATCCACTGGCGGCTGGCCCGGGGCGAGGAGACCGCACTCGCCGAGCTCTACGACCGGTTGGCGCCGCTGGTGCACGGGCTGGCCGGCCGGATCCTGACCGACCAGACCGCCGCCGAACAACTCACCCGTGAGGTTTTCGGCCAACTCTGGGAACACCCCGAGTCCTTCGACCCCCGGCAGGGTTCGCTGCGCGCCTGGCTCGGCTCGCTGACCCGGCGGCGCGCCCTGGACCGACTCCGGCTGGAGCACGCCGACGACCGCGAGCTGCAGCGCCGCGCCGGGGCCGCCCGGGCCCAGTACGTGGTCGACTCGCTGCCCGACCCGCTGCGCGAGACCATCGCGCTGGCCTGGTTCGACGGCCACAGCTACCAGGAGACCGCCCGGCAGTTGGGGATCAGCGAGCAGGCCGCCAAACAGCGCCTCCGGCTCGCCCTCCAGCTGCTCGCCACCGAACTGGCCGACGAGGAGGGCGAGTCGTGA
- a CDS encoding zf-HC2 domain-containing protein, translating to MTHQDDPAAELRHEAYRSLLGAWALDACPRREAAELAQHLALCPDCAEEATRLRNAAGRLSPDEPLDPAGSLRQQVLDWCLARRPPQLPVPDWAAPYATETAKLDALLRDLGPEEWQEVAELPWYGGVQRWRPAEVLGHLTAVDGYLAPGLGLPDPVPGTATTAAVRVPAQHGPTSRAPVQGSPAAGVLERTTRLLAVQTGLDPGTVRAQWRRQGHALVRSAALRPQGGATVDFGFARLPLRDAFVDRAFECWVHGDDIARAVDYPYPPPLPRHLRLMVDLAVRMLPLALAATRPPVAGPGRVLRLVIEGPAAGEWLIPLDGFATGGPQVAELVLDGLEFCNLVAAHRDPDRIPAGQYGDRAAIRDVLRAAPLLSRP from the coding sequence GTGACGCACCAGGACGACCCGGCGGCCGAACTCCGGCACGAGGCGTACCGTTCCCTGCTCGGCGCCTGGGCCCTGGACGCCTGCCCGCGCCGCGAGGCGGCCGAGCTGGCCCAGCACCTGGCGCTCTGCCCGGACTGCGCCGAGGAGGCCACCCGGCTGCGGAACGCGGCCGGCCGGCTCTCCCCCGACGAACCGCTCGACCCGGCCGGCTCGCTCCGCCAGCAGGTGCTGGACTGGTGCCTGGCCCGCCGCCCGCCCCAACTGCCCGTCCCCGACTGGGCCGCACCGTACGCGACCGAGACCGCCAAGCTGGACGCGCTGCTCCGCGACCTCGGCCCCGAGGAGTGGCAGGAGGTGGCCGAACTCCCCTGGTACGGCGGGGTGCAGCGGTGGCGTCCGGCCGAGGTGCTCGGCCATCTGACCGCCGTGGACGGCTATCTGGCCCCGGGCCTTGGACTGCCCGACCCGGTGCCCGGCACCGCCACCACCGCGGCGGTCCGGGTGCCCGCGCAGCACGGCCCGACCTCCCGGGCGCCGGTCCAGGGCAGCCCCGCCGCCGGAGTACTGGAGCGCACCACCCGGCTGCTCGCGGTCCAGACCGGCCTGGACCCGGGCACCGTCCGCGCGCAGTGGCGGCGGCAGGGCCACGCGCTGGTCCGCAGCGCCGCACTCCGGCCGCAGGGCGGCGCGACCGTCGACTTCGGCTTCGCCCGGCTGCCGCTGCGGGACGCCTTCGTGGACCGCGCCTTCGAGTGCTGGGTGCACGGCGACGACATCGCCCGCGCCGTCGACTACCCCTACCCGCCGCCACTGCCCCGCCACCTGCGGCTGATGGTCGACCTGGCGGTCCGGATGCTCCCGCTCGCCCTGGCCGCCACCCGCCCGCCGGTGGCCGGGCCCGGGCGGGTCCTGCGCCTGGTCATCGAGGGCCCGGCGGCCGGCGAGTGGCTCATCCCGCTGGACGGCTTCGCCACCGGGGGCCCGCAGGTGGCCGAACTCGTGCTGGACGGGCTGGAGTTCTGCAACCTGGTGGCCGCCCACCGCGACCCCGACCGCATCCCGGCCGGCCAGTACGGCGACCGCGCAGCCATCCGCGACGTCCTCCGGGCCGCACCGCTGCTGTCGCGACCGTAG
- the purU gene encoding formyltetrahydrofolate deformylase: MDQPTASAQYVLTLSCPDKQGIVHAVSSYLFMTGCNIIDSQQFGDGDSGLFFMRVHFSAEQPVSTEKLRASFAAIGASFRMDWRITPSAERMRVILMVSKFGHCLNDLLFRTRIGALPVEIAAVVSNHTDFRELTESYGIPFHHLPVGCDNKAEAEQQLLDLVAAEHVDLVVLARYMQVLSDDLCKALTGRIINIHHSFLPSFKGAKPYHQAHARGVKLIGATAHYVTADLDEGPIIEQEVARVTHDVTPDQLVAVGRDVECQALARAVKWHSEHRVLLNGTRTVVFA; the protein is encoded by the coding sequence GTGGACCAGCCGACGGCCAGCGCCCAGTACGTCCTCACGCTGTCCTGCCCGGACAAGCAGGGGATCGTGCACGCGGTCTCCAGCTACCTCTTCATGACCGGCTGCAACATCATCGACAGCCAGCAGTTCGGGGACGGGGACAGCGGGCTGTTCTTCATGCGGGTGCACTTCTCGGCCGAACAGCCCGTCAGCACCGAGAAGCTGCGGGCCAGCTTCGCCGCGATCGGCGCCTCGTTCCGGATGGACTGGCGGATCACCCCGAGCGCGGAGCGGATGCGGGTGATCCTGATGGTCAGCAAGTTCGGGCACTGCCTGAACGACCTGCTGTTCCGCACCCGGATCGGCGCCCTGCCGGTCGAGATCGCCGCCGTGGTCTCCAACCACACCGACTTCCGCGAACTGACCGAGTCCTACGGCATCCCGTTCCACCACCTCCCGGTCGGCTGCGACAACAAGGCCGAGGCCGAACAGCAGCTGCTCGACCTGGTCGCGGCCGAGCACGTCGACCTGGTGGTGCTGGCCCGCTACATGCAGGTGCTCTCGGACGACCTGTGCAAGGCGCTGACCGGACGCATCATCAACATCCACCACTCCTTCCTGCCGAGCTTCAAGGGCGCGAAGCCGTACCACCAGGCGCACGCCCGGGGCGTGAAGCTGATCGGTGCCACCGCCCACTACGTCACCGCCGACCTCGACGAGGGCCCGATCATCGAACAGGAAGTGGCCCGGGTCACCCACGACGTGACGCCCGACCAGCTGGTCGCGGTCGGCCGCGACGTCGAGTGCCAGGCGCTGGCCCGCGCGGTCAAGTGGCACAGCGAGCACCGCGTCCTCCTCAACGGCACCCGCACGGTCGTCTTCGCCTGA
- a CDS encoding GNAT family N-acetyltransferase — translation MTLTFALAPELTPELRAAIITLWTDATNAGGAVGFVPPVTEDQVWVTAEKQFGGLGPGQPDMLLVGFEPGGRLAAALFFEDMRFDLMDHWRLLKRVMVHPDFQGSGYGVQLMAEAARVAREAGWAGLRLTLRGGLGLEKFYGRCGYTEVGRVPGAIRVAPGDDRDDVTMWLDLR, via the coding sequence ATGACGCTGACCTTCGCCCTGGCCCCCGAGCTGACCCCCGAACTGCGGGCCGCGATCATCACCCTGTGGACCGACGCGACCAACGCGGGCGGCGCCGTCGGGTTCGTCCCGCCGGTGACGGAGGATCAGGTCTGGGTCACGGCGGAGAAGCAGTTCGGCGGCCTCGGCCCCGGCCAGCCGGACATGCTGCTGGTCGGCTTCGAGCCGGGCGGGCGGCTGGCGGCGGCGCTGTTCTTCGAGGACATGCGGTTCGACCTGATGGACCACTGGCGGCTGCTCAAGCGGGTCATGGTGCACCCCGACTTCCAGGGCAGCGGGTACGGCGTGCAGCTGATGGCCGAGGCCGCCCGGGTCGCCCGCGAGGCCGGCTGGGCCGGCCTCCGGCTCACCCTCCGCGGCGGGCTCGGCCTGGAGAAGTTCTACGGCCGCTGCGGCTACACCGAGGTCGGCCGGGTCCCCGGCGCCATCCGGGTGGCCCCGGGCGACGACCGCGACGACGTCACCATGTGGCTCGACCTCCGGTAG
- a CDS encoding MFS transporter encodes MNEAPATAPVDAPSVVKSRRPHYAWVVAGVTLLVLLGSAGFRSTPGLMMDALHSEFGWSHGTISAAVSVNLTLYGLTAPFAAALMDRFGVRLIVVSALLTISTGAGLTMLMTQSWQLVLCWGVLVGLGSGSMAGAFATTVSGRWFAARQGLVTGVLTAAGAAGNLVFMPLLAWLVEEHGWRTAVVVVSVSATVVALPVLLLMRERPADLGLLPYGATEQPPAPVTDGSAILRSLRILREVSRSRAFWLLAGSFAICGATTAGLVGTHFIPAAHDHGMPVTTAASLLALVGVFDVVGTIASGWFTDRFDSRSLLITYYALRGLSLLFLPQLFAGSLEPPILAFVIFYGLDWVATVPPTIALCRRHFGADAPVVFGWVLACHQLGAAAVAGLAGLSRDRFGDYDLAWYGAGALCAVAVLLCLALGRDTSARPVLAAD; translated from the coding sequence GTGAACGAAGCCCCCGCCACCGCCCCGGTCGACGCCCCGTCCGTCGTCAAGTCCCGTCGCCCGCACTACGCCTGGGTGGTGGCCGGGGTGACCCTGCTGGTGCTGCTCGGCTCAGCGGGGTTCCGGTCGACGCCCGGGTTGATGATGGACGCCCTGCACAGCGAGTTCGGCTGGTCGCACGGCACCATCTCGGCCGCCGTCTCGGTCAACCTCACCCTCTACGGCCTGACCGCGCCGTTCGCCGCCGCCCTGATGGACCGCTTCGGCGTCCGGCTGATCGTGGTGAGCGCGCTGCTGACGATATCCACCGGCGCCGGTCTCACCATGCTGATGACCCAGAGCTGGCAACTGGTGCTCTGCTGGGGTGTCCTGGTCGGCCTCGGCTCCGGCTCGATGGCGGGGGCGTTCGCCACCACCGTCTCCGGCCGCTGGTTCGCCGCCCGGCAGGGACTGGTCACCGGCGTGCTCACCGCCGCCGGTGCGGCGGGCAACCTGGTCTTCATGCCGCTGCTCGCCTGGCTGGTCGAGGAGCACGGCTGGCGGACCGCCGTGGTGGTGGTCTCGGTCTCCGCCACCGTGGTCGCCCTCCCGGTGCTGCTGCTGATGCGCGAACGCCCGGCCGACCTCGGCCTGCTCCCGTACGGGGCCACCGAGCAGCCGCCCGCGCCGGTGACCGACGGCAGCGCGATCCTGCGCAGCCTGCGGATCCTCCGCGAGGTCAGCCGCAGCCGGGCGTTCTGGCTGCTGGCGGGCTCGTTCGCGATCTGCGGCGCCACCACGGCGGGCTTGGTCGGCACCCACTTCATCCCGGCCGCCCACGACCACGGCATGCCGGTCACCACGGCCGCGAGCCTGCTCGCGCTGGTCGGCGTCTTCGACGTGGTCGGCACGATCGCCAGCGGCTGGTTCACCGACCGCTTCGACTCCCGCTCGCTGCTGATCACCTACTACGCGCTGCGCGGCCTCTCGCTGCTCTTCCTGCCGCAGCTGTTCGCCGGTTCGCTGGAGCCGCCGATCCTGGCCTTCGTGATCTTCTACGGCCTGGACTGGGTCGCCACCGTGCCGCCGACCATCGCGCTCTGCCGCCGCCACTTCGGCGCCGACGCACCCGTGGTGTTCGGCTGGGTGCTGGCCTGCCACCAGCTCGGCGCCGCCGCGGTGGCCGGCCTGGCCGGCCTGAGCCGGGACCGGTTCGGCGACTACGACCTGGCCTGGTACGGCGCCGGCGCGCTCTGCGCGGTGGCCGTGCTGCTCTGCCTGGCGCTCGGCCGGGACACCTCCGCCCGGCCTGTCCTGGCCGCCGATTAG
- a CDS encoding ATP-binding protein, whose translation MQVLQVQLAVQADPAEVGRARRWVRSRLQGHGFDPDAPIAETLVLVVSELVTNAVVHTGSPAVLRLSVPLPEGDGPSAPTLVRVEVADGSCIAPAPRCAAGDATNGRGLELVELLCERWGWYPDGSGKRVWCEIGEGAMVAPAMERTSGAGGALIA comes from the coding sequence GTGCAGGTACTTCAGGTCCAGTTGGCGGTCCAGGCGGACCCGGCCGAGGTCGGCCGGGCGCGCCGGTGGGTTCGCTCGCGGCTGCAGGGCCACGGGTTCGACCCGGACGCGCCGATCGCCGAGACCCTGGTCCTGGTGGTCTCCGAACTGGTCACCAACGCGGTGGTGCACACCGGTTCGCCGGCCGTGCTCCGGCTCTCCGTGCCGCTGCCGGAGGGTGACGGACCGTCGGCGCCGACCCTGGTCCGGGTCGAGGTGGCCGACGGCAGCTGTATCGCGCCCGCCCCCAGGTGCGCGGCCGGTGACGCGACCAACGGGCGGGGCCTGGAGCTGGTGGAGCTGCTGTGCGAGCGCTGGGGCTGGTACCCGGACGGCTCCGGCAAGCGGGTCTGGTGCGAGATCGGCGAGGGCGCGATGGTGGCCCCGGCCATGGAGCGGACCAGCGGCGCAGGGGGCGCACTGATCGCGTGA
- a CDS encoding SCO4402 family protein, which translates to MPLNDLPWWRWRARLRSALHMLSDPAFQQQTWLTGQGGFGDVTDAVYRLVEDTWLDRWPAEKYVGTILRDAEEAALVDAAVLRVLRVLHEIGADAPAAAYLGHPGWPEAVEAARAAHIRLTLADGEDPAGPPRSLETLRMLTRVG; encoded by the coding sequence ATGCCGCTCAACGACCTGCCCTGGTGGCGCTGGCGAGCCCGACTCCGCTCGGCGCTGCACATGCTCTCCGACCCCGCGTTCCAGCAGCAGACCTGGCTGACCGGCCAGGGCGGCTTCGGCGACGTCACCGACGCCGTCTACCGGCTGGTCGAGGACACCTGGCTGGACCGCTGGCCGGCCGAGAAGTACGTCGGCACGATCCTGCGGGACGCGGAGGAGGCGGCCCTGGTGGACGCCGCGGTGCTCCGGGTGCTCCGGGTCCTGCACGAGATCGGCGCGGATGCCCCCGCCGCCGCCTACCTGGGCCACCCCGGCTGGCCCGAGGCGGTCGAGGCGGCCCGCGCCGCCCACATCCGGCTCACCCTGGCCGACGGCGAGGACCCGGCAGGGCCGCCGCGCTCGCTCGAGACGCTGCGGATGCTGACCCGGGTCGGCTGA
- a CDS encoding MFS transporter, with protein MTLPELQDQSVEIRPTAAPSAEPPAIWSRNFRYYFTARSAGLLGDAMLPVAVTAGLVSAHHGASTVGFALAFLFGPFAGLVLFGGVLADRFTARRMMIGADLLNLTTRVLLAVLFFRGIDQLWQLYLLLALAGTAAAMFQPGAASTVPLVARDVQGANGVLRTSEAFAALLGPALAGALAAVATGWVMVIAAVTFGISAICLFALRLGAVPAPPPGDSLWRNLVVGWHEFRSRSWLWGVILVWLFFTVLGWGPLLPVTSGLVIPEYGDSVYFLLNCAFGAGTVVGGLLAVRFKPQRPLAVGAVAMLAFPLYPLGIVLGWPAWLLGIAQVVVGIGLTFWSVMWATSVQTQVPGEVLNRIHAYEVAGSVCMFPIGSALSGPATNAFGADRVLEVGIVVSLLAVVALLLARPIRTLRRVPDRA; from the coding sequence GTGACGCTCCCCGAACTCCAGGACCAGTCCGTCGAGATCCGGCCCACCGCAGCTCCGTCGGCCGAGCCGCCGGCGATCTGGTCCCGCAACTTCCGGTACTACTTCACCGCCCGCAGCGCCGGCCTGCTCGGCGACGCGATGCTCCCGGTCGCGGTGACCGCCGGCCTCGTCAGCGCCCACCACGGCGCCAGCACCGTCGGCTTCGCCCTGGCCTTCCTGTTCGGCCCGTTCGCCGGTCTGGTGCTGTTCGGCGGCGTCCTCGCCGACCGGTTCACCGCCCGCCGGATGATGATCGGCGCCGACCTGCTCAACCTGACCACCCGGGTGCTGCTCGCGGTGCTCTTCTTCCGGGGGATCGACCAGCTCTGGCAGCTCTACCTCCTGCTCGCCCTGGCCGGGACGGCCGCCGCGATGTTCCAGCCCGGCGCGGCCTCCACCGTCCCGCTGGTAGCCCGCGACGTGCAGGGCGCCAACGGCGTACTGCGCACCTCCGAGGCTTTCGCCGCCCTGCTCGGCCCGGCCCTGGCCGGAGCCTTGGCCGCCGTCGCCACCGGCTGGGTGATGGTGATCGCGGCCGTCACCTTCGGGATCAGCGCGATCTGCCTGTTCGCACTCCGGCTCGGCGCCGTCCCGGCCCCGCCGCCGGGCGACAGCCTCTGGCGCAACCTGGTGGTCGGCTGGCACGAGTTCCGTTCCCGCAGCTGGCTCTGGGGCGTGATCCTGGTCTGGCTCTTCTTCACCGTGCTCGGCTGGGGCCCGCTGCTGCCGGTCACCTCCGGGCTGGTCATCCCTGAGTACGGCGACTCCGTCTACTTCCTGCTCAACTGCGCGTTCGGGGCGGGCACCGTGGTCGGTGGCCTGCTCGCGGTTCGCTTCAAGCCCCAACGCCCGCTCGCCGTCGGAGCGGTGGCCATGCTCGCGTTCCCGCTGTACCCGCTCGGCATCGTGCTGGGCTGGCCCGCCTGGCTGCTCGGCATCGCCCAGGTGGTGGTCGGCATCGGCCTCACCTTCTGGAGCGTCATGTGGGCCACCAGCGTGCAGACGCAGGTCCCGGGCGAGGTGCTCAACCGGATCCACGCCTACGAGGTGGCCGGTTCGGTCTGCATGTTCCCGATCGGCAGCGCCCTCTCCGGCCCCGCCACCAACGCCTTCGGCGCCGACCGGGTGCTCGAAGTCGGCATCGTGGTCTCTCTTTTGGCGGTCGTCGCCCTGCTCCTCGCCCGGCCCATCCGCACCCTCCGCAGGGTCCCCGACCGGGCGTGA
- a CDS encoding transcriptional regulator yields MAARALVARQPNERLQQLIQEASCSNAGLARRVNLCGAEHGLDLRYDKTSVARWLRGQQPRGQAPAVIAEALGRKLGRGVTVDEIGMADGKNLSSGVGLQFAATLSGALDQVCELWRSDVGRREFLSGATVAASALVEPSRDWLITPPDPVVARSGGPRVGLADVAAIRATTQMLVDLDHRFGSGHVRPVVVHYLNSVVSGLLSGAYREETGRQLFGAVARLTELAGYMAVDTGQPGLAQRYYIQALRLAQAADDRGYGGYVLAASMSHLAAALGNPREIAQLARAAQEGARSVATPTAMAMFYAAEARGHALLGDVRSCEAVAAKALAAMEQRNPEDDPDWIVHFDEAYLADELAHCHRDLEQAVQSEKYARTALELHPPTRVRRRAVDLVLLATAQLQQRDLERACETGTQAVRLLSGLRSNRGVEYLDEFRRRLEPYRSHRAVREFQARMELEAA; encoded by the coding sequence ATGGCCGCAAGAGCACTCGTCGCACGGCAGCCCAACGAGCGTCTGCAGCAGCTGATCCAGGAGGCGAGCTGCTCCAACGCAGGGCTCGCCCGCCGGGTGAATCTCTGCGGCGCCGAGCACGGCCTCGACCTGCGCTACGACAAGACCTCGGTGGCCCGCTGGCTACGCGGCCAACAGCCGCGCGGCCAGGCCCCGGCGGTGATCGCCGAGGCGCTCGGCCGCAAACTCGGCCGCGGTGTCACGGTCGACGAGATCGGCATGGCGGACGGCAAGAACCTCAGCTCCGGGGTCGGCCTCCAGTTCGCCGCCACCCTCAGCGGCGCACTGGACCAGGTCTGCGAGCTGTGGCGCAGCGACGTCGGCCGCCGGGAGTTCCTCTCCGGCGCCACGGTGGCGGCCTCCGCCCTGGTCGAGCCCAGCCGGGACTGGCTGATCACCCCGCCGGACCCGGTGGTGGCCCGCTCCGGCGGCCCCCGGGTCGGGCTGGCCGACGTGGCGGCGATCCGGGCCACCACGCAGATGCTGGTCGACCTGGACCACCGGTTCGGCAGCGGTCACGTCCGCCCGGTGGTGGTGCACTACCTGAACAGCGTGGTCTCCGGCCTGCTCAGCGGCGCGTACCGGGAGGAGACGGGCCGTCAACTCTTCGGCGCGGTCGCCCGGCTGACCGAGCTGGCCGGGTACATGGCGGTGGACACCGGCCAGCCCGGCCTGGCCCAGCGCTACTACATCCAGGCCCTCCGGCTGGCCCAGGCCGCCGACGACCGGGGCTACGGCGGCTACGTGCTGGCCGCCTCGATGAGCCACCTGGCGGCCGCGCTGGGCAATCCGCGCGAGATCGCCCAACTCGCCCGCGCCGCCCAGGAGGGCGCCCGCTCGGTGGCCACCCCGACGGCGATGGCGATGTTCTACGCGGCCGAGGCCCGGGGCCACGCCCTGCTCGGCGACGTCCGCTCCTGCGAGGCGGTGGCCGCCAAGGCGCTGGCCGCGATGGAGCAGCGCAACCCCGAGGACGACCCGGACTGGATCGTGCACTTCGACGAGGCCTACCTGGCCGACGAGTTGGCGCACTGCCACCGCGACCTCGAGCAGGCGGTGCAGTCCGAGAAGTACGCCCGCACCGCCCTCGAACTCCACCCGCCGACCCGGGTCCGCCGCCGCGCCGTGGACTTGGTGCTGCTGGCCACCGCCCAACTCCAGCAGCGCGACCTGGAACGGGCCTGCGAGACCGGCACCCAGGCGGTCCGGCTGCTCAGCGGGCTGCGCTCGAACCGGGGGGTGGAGTACCTGGACGAGTTCCGCCGCCGGCTGGAGCCGTACCGGAGCCACCGCGCGGTCCGGGAGTTCCAGGCCAGGATGGAGTTGGAGGCCGCATAA
- a CDS encoding LacI family DNA-binding transcriptional regulator: MTESSAPPPSRRPTGRDVARLAGVSQATVSLVFSGAEAGQRVSEATRERVREAARTLGYRPQAAGRQLRLGRSGMILLAVPNILGPFFGRVLVGVHEEAGKHGLAVVVSSGWGSATLAEAATTSRFDGLLLCSPDDSQLGALPADTPVVFLDADPALADPGTGRTRPTVELDVAGGMRAAVEHLTALGHRRIGHLRSTHSAYTFRVRQAAFEAATEGLEVLELGVTLNEGQRAARSAAHQLLSRQDRPRAVVCDDDVVASGLYQAAAELGLRIPADVSVVGIDNIPVADLLAPPLTTVDLPGEELGRTGVAALAALLRGEPVPPVAPLATGLVLRSSTRPAQ; encoded by the coding sequence ATGACCGAGTCCTCCGCACCGCCGCCGTCCCGGCGCCCGACCGGCCGGGACGTGGCGCGGCTGGCCGGGGTCTCGCAGGCGACCGTCTCGCTGGTGTTCTCCGGGGCGGAGGCCGGGCAGCGGGTCTCCGAGGCGACCCGGGAGCGGGTCCGCGAGGCGGCCAGGACGCTCGGCTACCGGCCGCAGGCGGCGGGCCGTCAGCTGCGGCTGGGCCGGAGCGGGATGATCCTGCTCGCGGTGCCGAACATCCTCGGTCCGTTCTTCGGCCGGGTGCTGGTGGGGGTGCACGAGGAGGCGGGGAAGCACGGTCTGGCCGTGGTGGTCAGTTCGGGCTGGGGGAGTGCGACGCTGGCCGAGGCGGCCACCACCAGCCGGTTCGACGGTCTGCTGCTCTGCTCGCCGGACGACAGTCAGCTCGGCGCGCTGCCCGCAGACACCCCCGTGGTCTTCCTGGACGCCGACCCGGCGCTGGCCGACCCGGGCACCGGCCGGACCCGCCCGACCGTCGAGCTGGACGTCGCGGGCGGCATGAGGGCCGCCGTCGAGCACCTGACCGCGCTCGGCCACCGGCGGATCGGCCACCTGCGCTCGACCCACTCCGCGTACACCTTCCGGGTCCGGCAGGCCGCCTTCGAGGCGGCCACCGAGGGGCTCGAAGTGCTGGAGCTGGGCGTCACCCTGAACGAGGGTCAGCGCGCCGCGCGGTCCGCCGCCCACCAGCTGCTCAGCCGTCAGGACCGCCCGCGCGCGGTGGTCTGCGACGACGACGTGGTCGCCTCCGGGCTGTACCAGGCGGCCGCCGAGCTCGGGCTGCGGATTCCCGCCGACGTCTCGGTGGTCGGCATCGACAACATCCCGGTGGCCGATCTGCTGGCACCGCCGCTCACCACCGTCGACCTGCCGGGCGAGGAGCTGGGCCGTACGGGCGTGGCCGCGCTGGCGGCCCTGCTGCGCGGCGAACCGGTCCCCCCGGTGGCCCCGCTGGCCACCGGCCTGGTGCTGCGCAGCTCCACCCGCCCCGCGCAGTAG
- a CDS encoding ABC transporter substrate-binding protein, translated as MHAQPNGSESRAGRCRRTAGAVVAALLLPPLLAACGGPADASPPDEITVMTWAPSGTGSADRPGMTALAEAVGRELNAGGGLAGHRVKVLTCNEHDTAEGVTECARQAVTAHALAVVGSYSQYGETFMPALEAAGIPYIGGYGLSTPEFSSPFSYPVSGGTPALIAGSGQQLVEAGCKSVAVIRPDTRAGDTLLGFLAGALKPAGITLKDVKAPERSNNYTEIAKKAIGDDKAGNCVTAALGSEPTANLLDPYRRLEPKRTQLASVIGSFQQSVVDSTGGDGGPLGGALATGWYPPESSRVWDGLRSTARLHGGGSAPIDVSDPGVQTTWVAYEVFRQVVERTGNGKEITTRALRGVLDGGEPVETAGATPPLTWGLTNMLPSADSPRLVNTSVTFQRVQGGRLVEQRAGFVDVRKILAG; from the coding sequence GTGCACGCACAGCCGAACGGCAGCGAGAGCCGGGCAGGCCGATGCCGCCGCACCGCCGGAGCGGTGGTCGCCGCACTGCTGCTGCCTCCCCTGCTCGCCGCCTGCGGCGGCCCGGCGGACGCGTCCCCGCCGGACGAGATCACCGTGATGACCTGGGCCCCGTCCGGCACCGGCTCCGCCGACCGGCCCGGGATGACCGCGCTGGCCGAGGCGGTCGGCCGCGAGCTGAACGCCGGCGGCGGCCTGGCCGGCCACCGGGTCAAGGTGCTCACCTGCAACGAGCACGACACCGCCGAAGGCGTCACGGAGTGCGCCCGGCAGGCGGTGACCGCGCACGCGCTCGCCGTGGTCGGCTCGTACAGCCAGTACGGCGAGACCTTCATGCCCGCCCTGGAGGCGGCCGGCATCCCGTACATCGGCGGCTACGGCCTCTCCACGCCCGAGTTCAGCAGCCCGTTCTCCTACCCCGTCTCCGGCGGCACCCCCGCGCTGATCGCGGGCAGCGGGCAGCAGCTGGTCGAGGCCGGCTGCAAGAGCGTCGCGGTGATCCGCCCGGACACCCGGGCCGGTGACACCCTGCTCGGCTTCCTGGCCGGGGCGCTGAAGCCCGCCGGGATCACGCTCAAGGACGTCAAGGCCCCGGAGCGCTCGAACAACTACACCGAGATCGCCAAGAAGGCGATCGGCGACGACAAGGCCGGCAACTGCGTCACCGCCGCGCTCGGTTCGGAGCCGACCGCCAACCTGCTGGACCCGTACCGGCGGCTGGAGCCCAAGCGGACCCAGCTCGCCTCGGTGATCGGCAGCTTCCAGCAGTCGGTGGTCGACTCCACCGGTGGCGACGGCGGCCCGCTCGGCGGCGCGCTGGCCACCGGCTGGTACCCGCCGGAGAGTTCCCGGGTCTGGGACGGGCTGCGCTCCACCGCGCGCCTGCACGGCGGCGGCAGTGCCCCGATCGACGTCTCGGACCCCGGGGTGCAGACCACCTGGGTCGCGTACGAGGTGTTCCGGCAGGTGGTGGAGCGGACCGGGAACGGCAAGGAGATCACCACCAGGGCGCTCCGCGGGGTGCTCGACGGCGGTGAGCCGGTCGAGACCGCCGGGGCCACTCCCCCGCTCACCTGGGGGCTCACCAACATGCTGCCCAGCGCGGACTCGCCGCGGCTGGTGAACACCTCGGTGACCTTCCAGCGGGTGCAGGGCGGCCGCCTGGTCGAGCAGCGGGCCGGCTTCGTCGACGTCCGCAAGATCCTGGCGGGCTGA
- a CDS encoding DUF4229 domain-containing protein, whose protein sequence is MSSKKHATLRYTSMRLSIFLSCLLLAMLLGRFGVIPVTGSTGVVFLVLIAGLVSAPLSYILLSKQRDEMSAQLAEKVANRRSRSAEVAAEEDAADDAARAAAAQGQG, encoded by the coding sequence GTGAGCAGCAAGAAGCACGCCACGCTCCGCTACACCTCGATGCGCCTGAGCATCTTCCTGTCGTGCCTGCTGCTCGCCATGCTGCTCGGCCGCTTCGGGGTCATCCCGGTCACCGGCAGCACGGGTGTGGTCTTCCTGGTGCTGATCGCGGGTCTGGTGTCCGCGCCGCTCAGCTACATCCTGCTCAGCAAGCAGCGCGACGAGATGTCCGCGCAGCTGGCCGAGAAGGTGGCGAACCGCCGGTCCCGTTCGGCCGAGGTGGCCGCCGAGGAGGACGCCGCCGACGACGCCGCCCGTGCGGCGGCCGCGCAGGGCCAGGGCTGA